A stretch of Halogeometricum sp. S1BR25-6 DNA encodes these proteins:
- a CDS encoding DUF6610 family protein: MAIHDETKPVSNSSTQTYTGARQAAYVAFLHRVPFALDALSLGFLPGFREDCTYQQSQFDTLECPVGMLDNDFRNPDLERYVDRALKYEPDVGIIGDAYDTAEAQSYVDTIRDLHGSLPETEFIIVPKCRAAIEAIPDDIVLGYSRGYAETLAHEFSDPVDWRGRRVHILGGSPPKQLEVIEQLTQPTLTGDPPADIVGLDWNGLHRGAQFGEFWTTEGWDDSGRDVDHVTVRKTVRHSLSRLKEFWQAQGVWPDSTPQTDVAELSYSGPTPSDIESAACSKCSTNVWTTERGPYVTEYDTGDVCGYCSYDCYFSHRHQNNLEEIAGEQSVYIPSS; this comes from the coding sequence ATGGCCATTCACGACGAAACAAAACCAGTTAGCAACAGCTCTACACAGACATACACTGGCGCCCGTCAGGCAGCATACGTGGCGTTCCTTCATCGAGTTCCGTTTGCACTCGATGCATTGTCCCTCGGCTTTCTTCCCGGCTTTCGCGAGGACTGTACGTATCAGCAGTCGCAGTTTGATACCCTCGAGTGTCCAGTTGGAATGCTCGACAACGATTTTCGGAATCCCGACCTCGAACGGTACGTCGACCGGGCCCTCAAGTATGAACCCGACGTGGGAATCATCGGTGACGCCTACGACACTGCGGAAGCACAATCGTACGTCGACACGATTCGAGACCTCCACGGGAGTCTGCCCGAGACGGAGTTCATCATCGTTCCGAAATGCCGTGCCGCCATCGAAGCGATTCCCGACGATATCGTGCTTGGCTACTCACGAGGGTACGCAGAGACACTTGCTCACGAATTCTCCGATCCCGTCGATTGGCGGGGCCGTCGCGTCCACATCCTCGGTGGCAGCCCACCCAAACAACTCGAAGTCATAGAGCAACTCACCCAGCCAACGCTGACAGGTGATCCGCCAGCCGACATCGTCGGCCTCGACTGGAATGGTCTGCATCGCGGCGCGCAGTTCGGCGAGTTCTGGACAACTGAGGGCTGGGACGATAGTGGTCGCGACGTTGATCATGTTACGGTCCGGAAGACGGTTCGACATAGCCTCAGCAGGCTCAAAGAATTCTGGCAGGCCCAGGGCGTCTGGCCCGACTCGACACCGCAAACAGATGTAGCCGAACTCAGCTATTCTGGGCCCACACCAAGCGATATCGAGAGCGCGGCGTGTTCCAAGTGCAGTACGAATGTGTGGACGACGGAGCGTGGTCCATACGTTACCGAATACGATACGGGTGATGTCTGTGGGTACTGCAGCTACGACTGCTACTTCTCACATCGGCACCAGAACAATCTCGAGGAAATTGCCGGCGAGCAGAGCGTCTACATCCCGTCTTCGTGA
- a CDS encoding nucleotidyltransferase domain-containing protein yields the protein MSQEDRSEALIEVLEELEQSDIGFVLVGGYAISQFETRFSTDLDLVIAPNDYDEVIAFLEARGFERQADLEVPPEETIYNREIELFERTEGLPHPVGVDILVNGLGCRQTEVEWSFNYLRKYSSPTTISGGTRSTTARAADGEVLVAAKLHSGRKTDLADVLAAIPSIDLDMVETHLHRGDADALREQLNKAQAFIEEGGLDHRFKSMFGQSSASAEDIETFLEFLKRQQE from the coding sequence ATGAGCCAGGAAGACCGAAGCGAGGCACTCATCGAAGTGCTCGAAGAGTTGGAGCAGTCAGATATCGGATTCGTCCTCGTTGGAGGCTACGCAATCAGTCAGTTCGAGACGCGGTTCTCGACCGATCTTGACCTCGTCATCGCCCCAAACGACTACGATGAAGTCATTGCCTTTCTCGAAGCACGCGGCTTCGAACGACAGGCCGATCTCGAAGTTCCCCCAGAAGAGACCATCTATAATCGGGAGATCGAACTCTTTGAGCGTACTGAGGGGCTTCCTCACCCGGTCGGCGTAGACATTCTCGTGAACGGCCTCGGCTGTCGACAGACCGAAGTAGAGTGGTCGTTCAACTATCTGCGCAAGTATAGTTCCCCGACGACGATTTCAGGCGGGACTCGGTCAACGACGGCACGAGCAGCCGACGGGGAAGTACTCGTCGCGGCTAAACTCCATAGTGGTCGGAAAACGGATCTCGCTGATGTCCTCGCTGCCATTCCGTCGATCGACCTTGACATGGTCGAGACGCATCTGCATCGCGGCGATGCTGATGCCCTTCGGGAACAGCTCAATAAGGCACAAGCGTTCATCGAAGAGGGCGGACTAGATCACCGATTCAAGAGTATGTTCGGTCAGTCATCAGCCTCGGCGGAGGATATCGAGACGTTTCTCGAGTTTCTTAAGCGGCAACAGGAGTGA
- a CDS encoding ArdC-like ssDNA-binding domain-containing protein → MAMTSDSSVSFEETDTRRDEMHSTIKAWIDDLVDHVNDAQASEEFQEWLDVQSRFHDYSHRNTLLIKRQCPEATKVAGYNTWRNEFDRHVQEGESAIWIWAPIITTRCPECENSPSYHEKIGCEYEETPSEEWSKGLVGFKPAPVFDVSQTEGEPFSKLDTEATGDAGNLVGRLTDAADELGVTGRIVDADDWDHGGAKGVCKQRNLHDLQPVVEAKARANQADLAVTLIHEYAHALLHFDIEGELERAKREVEAEAVAYIVGRYLGLDTSGSAFYLAAWQGDDSEMIQERLGRISSTAQEIIGTVIESRKAIF, encoded by the coding sequence ATGGCTATGACTAGTGATTCATCGGTCTCGTTCGAGGAGACCGATACCCGACGCGACGAGATGCACAGTACTATCAAAGCGTGGATCGACGACCTCGTTGACCACGTCAACGATGCACAAGCAAGTGAAGAATTCCAAGAGTGGCTAGATGTCCAGAGTCGGTTCCACGACTATTCGCACCGAAATACGCTGCTCATCAAACGCCAGTGTCCCGAGGCAACGAAGGTCGCAGGCTACAACACCTGGCGGAACGAGTTTGATCGGCACGTCCAGGAAGGGGAAAGCGCGATCTGGATCTGGGCCCCGATCATCACCACGCGATGTCCCGAATGCGAAAATTCGCCTAGCTACCACGAGAAAATCGGGTGTGAGTACGAGGAGACACCATCCGAAGAGTGGTCGAAAGGCCTCGTTGGGTTCAAACCAGCACCAGTCTTCGACGTCTCCCAGACCGAAGGCGAGCCATTTTCCAAACTCGACACGGAAGCGACCGGGGACGCCGGCAATCTCGTCGGTCGACTGACCGACGCGGCGGATGAGCTCGGTGTGACGGGTCGGATCGTCGACGCTGACGACTGGGACCATGGCGGCGCGAAGGGCGTCTGCAAGCAACGAAATCTCCACGACCTCCAGCCAGTTGTCGAAGCGAAAGCCCGAGCAAATCAGGCAGATCTCGCTGTCACATTGATCCACGAGTACGCTCACGCACTGCTCCATTTCGATATCGAGGGCGAACTCGAACGGGCAAAACGCGAGGTCGAAGCTGAGGCCGTCGCGTACATCGTCGGTCGCTATCTCGGGCTCGACACAAGTGGATCTGCGTTCTATCTCGCTGCGTGGCAAGGCGACGACTCCGAGATGATTCAAGAGCGCCTCGGTCGTATCAGTTCCACCGCTCAGGAAATTATCGGCACAGTCATAGAGAGCCGCAAAGCGATTTTCTAG